The proteins below come from a single Corylus avellana chromosome ca3, CavTom2PMs-1.0 genomic window:
- the LOC132173769 gene encoding zinc transporter 1-like: protein MINLGASSFNIFNLLFLLILLSSTPYVVSGECTCEAETTEKNKGEALKYKIASIATILFTGAVGVSIPLLGKRIPTLRPEHDIFFMIKAFAAGVILATGFIHILPDAFERLTSPCLNKNPWGKFPFTGFIAMVSAIGTLMVDSFATGFYTRLHFKNSKQLSPDEEEGNKHAGHLHVHTHATHGHAHGSAAHPEELNMAELIRFRVISQVLEMGIVAHSVIIGISLGASQSTKTIKPLLAALSFHQFFEGLGLGGCISQAKFKTTSAAIMATFFSLTTPLGIAIGIGISSVYNENSPTSLIVEGVFDAASAGILIYMALVDLLAADFMNPRVQSNLKIHLGANISLLLGAGCMSFIAKWA from the exons ATGATCAATCTTGGAGCTTCTTCCTTCAACATCTTCAACCTCTTATTTCTTCTAATACTTCTCTCCTCCACTCCCTATGTAGTGTCGGGAGAGTGCACGTGCGAGGCAGAGACCACAGAGAAGAACAAAGGGGAAGCACTCAAATACAAAATAGCTTCGATTGCGACCATTCTTTTCACCGGTGCGGTGGGGGTGAGCATCCCTTTGCTGGGGAAGAGGATTCCGACTCTAAGGCCTGAACATGATATCTTCTTCATGATCAAGGCGTTCGCGGCGGGGGTGATTTTGGCAACCGGGTTTATCCACATACTTCCCGACGCTTTTGAGAGATTGACATCTCCCTGCCTCAACAAAAATCCATGGGGGAAATTTCCTTTCACTGGCTTCATTGCCATGGTGTCTGCTATAGGGACGTTAATGGTGGATTCATTCGCGACGGGGTTTTATACGAGGCTGCACTTTAAGAATAGTAAGCAGTTGAGTCCTGATGAAGAGGAGGGCAATAAGCATGCCGGTCACTTACATGTCCATACACATGCCACTCATGGCCATGCTCATGGCTCCGCCGCCCACCCCGAGGAGTTGAATATGGCGGAGCTCATCCGTTTTCGTGTTATATCACAA GTGTTGGAGATGGGAATTGTGGCTCATTCGGTGATAATCGGAATATCTTTGGGTGCTTCTCAGAGCACAAAGACAATAAAACCTCTGCTGGCAGCCCTGTCTTTTCATCAGTTTTTTGAAGGGTTGGGTCTCGGCGGTTGCATCTCTCAG gcgaAATTCAAGACTACTTCTGCGGCAATAATGGCAACATTTTTCTCCCTCACAACCCCTCTAGGAATAGCAATTGGGATTGGAATATCAAGTGTTTACAATGAGAATAGCCCAACTTCTTTGATTGTTGAAGGGGTTTTTGACGCTGCTTCTGCTGGGATCTTGATTTACATGGCACTTGTTGACCTATTAGCTGCAGATTTCATGAACCCAAGAGTTCAAAGCAATTTGAAAATTCATTTAGGGGCAAATATCTCACTTCTTCTTGGAGCTGGTTGTATGTCTTTCATCGCCAAATGGGCTTGA
- the LOC132173771 gene encoding zinc transporter 1-like produces the protein MINFQACSFNILNIFFVLILLLPSISGDCTCDAEVKENDNNAALKYKLGSIACILVASAVGVCIPLLGKKVPALRPENDIFFIIKAFAAGVILATGFIHILPDAFSDLTSPCLGQNPWGNFPFTGFFAMVSAIGTLMVDAYASTYYNRLHFNKQGNVAAEEMGDEHAGHVHVHTHAEHGHAHGSVTTSGGTHPPELIRHRIIAQVLELGIVFHSVIIGVDMGASKSVATIRPLLVALSFHQFFEGIGLGGCMSQAKFRSRSTAIMATFFSLTTPLGIAIGIGISSTYNDSSPTALIVEGTLNALAAGILIYMALVDLLAQDFMNPRVQNNLRIQLGANISLLLGAGCMSVLAKWA, from the exons ATGATTAATTTTCAAGCATGTTCTTTTAATatcttgaatattttttttgttctcattcTTCTCCTCCCTAGCATATCTGGTGATTGTACGTGTGATGCTGaggtaaaagaaaatgacaataatGCAGCACTAAAATATAAGCTGGGTTCAATAGCCTGCATTCTTGTTGCTAGTGCTGTAGGGGTATGCATCCCCTTGCTAGGCAAGAAAGTTCCAGCTCTAAGGCCAGAGAATGATATCTTTTTCATTATCAAGGCCTTTGCAGCTGGTGTGATTCTAGCCACCGGATTCATTCACATACTGCCGGATGCATTTAGTGACTTGACTTCTCCATGCCTTGGTCAAAATCCGTGGGGCAATTTTCCCTTCACAGGCTTCTTTGCCATGGTGTCTGCTATTGGAACATTAATGGTCGACGCCTATGCCTCTACCTATTATAACAGGTTGCACTTTAATAAGCAG GGAAATGTTGCAGCAGAAGAGATGGGCGACGAGCACGCAGGTCACGTACATGTTCACACACATGCGGAACATGGTCACGCTCATGGATCAGTCACCACGTCGGGAGGAACGCATCCGCCGGAGCTAATCCGTCACCGTATTATAGCACAA GTGTTGGAATTGGGGATTGTGTTTCATTCAGTGATCATTGGAGTAGATATGGGTGCCTCTAAAAGCGTTGCGACAATAAGGCCGCTCCTCGTAGCCTTGAgtttccatcaattttttgAGGGTATAGGGCTTGGTGGCTGCATGTCTCAG GCAAAATTCAGGTCAAGGTCTACAGCAATAATGGCAACATTTTTCTCACTCACAACCCCTTTAGGGATTGCTATTGGCATTGGAATATCAAGTACTTACAACGATAGCAGCCCAACTGCTCTAATTGTTGAAGGGACTTTGAATGCTCTTGCAGCTGGGATTCTGATTTATATGGCCCTCGTTGACCTGCTAGCACAAGATTTCATGAACCCTAGAGTGCAAAATAATCTGAGGATCCAATTAGGGGCAAATATCTCACTTCTTCTTGGGGCTGGATGCATGTCTGTCTTGGCTAAATGGGCTTGA